One Deltaproteobacteria bacterium genomic window carries:
- a CDS encoding HIT domain-containing protein — MCSDKYDVLLEREHFYLLEDRFPNKSGHLLMISKRHITSSLDLNKTEWQLLRAAIQEGYALLKTRDNLVIGFNTGISVGSDAGQQLHICICMSFRGEPMIS; from the coding sequence GTGTGCTCAGATAAATATGATGTGCTGCTGGAAAGAGAACACTTTTACCTGCTCGAGGACAGGTTTCCCAACAAGTCGGGCCATCTGCTCATGATCTCCAAGCGGCATATTACCTCGTCCCTCGATCTGAACAAGACCGAATGGCAGCTGCTGCGGGCGGCGATCCAGGAAGGCTATGCCCTCCTGAAAACCAGGGACAACCTGGTTATCGGCTTCAATACAGGCATAAGCGTGGGCAGCGATGCTGGGCAACAATTACACATTTGCATCTGCATGTCATTCCGCGGAGAGCCAATGATATCCTAG
- a CDS encoding autoinducer binding domain-containing protein: protein MNLYQHLSKRDAIRLLEILQHGLECRSEEDFRRLILDLRELLGFECAVGGYQNIREILANEEICEQKMVNVGYPVDFLDWYYTNEYHLADAVLLEFLRTFEVQNWADVTKRCLGGKKDRVTLRAEEFGLKDGFAYGVQDFNRVGATCFFFAGDRVENDERSRTIIKYAVPHLSEALKRLLREKTRAKLTLTQRELEVLKWLKDGKSSWDISRILGRSESVINFHVRNIVRKLDAMNRTHAVAIAVEHGLVEW from the coding sequence ATGAATTTGTATCAGCACCTGTCTAAACGGGATGCTATTCGGCTGCTGGAGATTCTGCAGCATGGGCTGGAGTGCCGCAGTGAGGAGGATTTCAGGCGTTTGATTTTGGACCTGCGCGAGTTGCTGGGGTTTGAGTGCGCCGTGGGAGGATACCAGAACATCCGGGAGATTCTTGCTAATGAGGAGATATGTGAGCAGAAGATGGTGAATGTTGGTTATCCGGTTGATTTTCTGGACTGGTATTACACCAACGAATATCATCTGGCCGACGCGGTGTTGCTTGAGTTTCTGAGGACTTTTGAAGTTCAGAACTGGGCCGACGTGACAAAACGCTGTCTGGGTGGGAAAAAGGACAGGGTGACGCTACGCGCTGAGGAGTTTGGCCTGAAAGACGGGTTTGCCTATGGGGTGCAGGATTTTAATCGGGTGGGCGCCACCTGTTTTTTCTTCGCTGGCGACCGGGTAGAGAACGATGAACGCAGCCGAACGATTATCAAATACGCAGTGCCGCACCTGTCAGAAGCACTTAAACGGTTGTTACGGGAAAAGACCAGGGCCAAACTTACTTTGACTCAAAGGGAGCTGGAAGTCCTGAAATGGTTGAAAGACGGCAAGTCTTCCTGGGATATATCCCGGATTTTGGGCAGAAGCGAGAGTGTGATTAATTTTCATGTCAGAAACATTGTGCGCAAGCTGGACGCCATGAATCGGACGCACGCAGTGGCCATTGCGGTGGAGCATGGGTTGGTTGAGTGGTAA